From Tripterygium wilfordii isolate XIE 37 chromosome 13, ASM1340144v1, whole genome shotgun sequence, the proteins below share one genomic window:
- the LOC120013745 gene encoding non-specific lipid-transfer protein 1-like, with amino-acid sequence MASHNMVPIKLTCVVLIVCMVVGAPMASAISCAQVANGAAPCIGYLRSGGPTVPPQCCSGLSALNSAAKTTPDRQQACQCLKNIAASIKGINYGLVASLPAKCRINIPYKITPSIDCKTVK; translated from the exons ATGGCGAGCCATAATATGGTCCCAATTAAGCTGACTTGTGTTGTGCTGATCGTGTGCATGGTGGTGGGTGCACCGATGGCATCTGCCATATCATGTGCTCAAGTGGCAAACGGGGCGGCGCCGTGCATTGGCTACCTGCGGAGTGGTGGCCCTACCGTGCCTCCACAGTGCTGCAGTGGTCTTAGTGCCTTGAATTCCGCCGCTAAGACCACGCCCGACCGTCAACAGGCTTGTCAGTGCCTTAAAAACATTGCTGCAAGTATTAAAGGCATCAACTATGGCCTTGTTGCTTCTCTTCCTGCCAAATGCCGCATCAACATTCCCTACAAAATCACTCCTTCCATCGACTGCAAGAC AGTCAAGTGA